One window of Kosakonia cowanii JCM 10956 = DSM 18146 genomic DNA carries:
- a CDS encoding phosphatase PAP2 family protein, protein MKTRLPLIVLLNAAGLALFFSWYLPVNHGFWFPLDSAIFHFFNHGLAENRAYLWFVALTNNRAFDACSLVAMGCLMLSFWLPADPAGRRRVVMIGLTMLLLALVINQLAQHMMPVKRASPSISFTDTYRVSDLLNFPTKDASKDSFPGDHGMMLLIFASVMLRYFGKKAFAIGILIFVIFAFPRVMIGAHWFTDIAVGSLSAVLIGLPWCLMTPLSDKIVALFDRYLPGKNKI, encoded by the coding sequence ATGAAAACCCGACTGCCTCTCATCGTGCTGCTGAATGCTGCTGGCCTCGCGCTGTTTTTCTCCTGGTATCTGCCGGTGAATCATGGTTTCTGGTTCCCGCTGGATTCAGCGATTTTTCACTTTTTCAACCATGGGCTGGCGGAGAATCGCGCCTACTTATGGTTTGTGGCGCTCACTAACAACCGCGCGTTTGATGCCTGTTCGCTGGTGGCAATGGGCTGTCTGATGCTCTCTTTCTGGCTGCCGGCAGATCCGGCCGGACGTCGGCGTGTGGTGATGATTGGCCTGACCATGCTGCTGCTGGCACTGGTGATCAACCAGCTTGCGCAGCATATGATGCCGGTGAAGCGCGCCAGCCCGTCGATCTCCTTTACCGACACCTATCGGGTGAGCGATCTGCTCAACTTCCCGACGAAAGATGCCTCGAAAGATAGCTTCCCGGGCGACCACGGAATGATGCTGCTGATTTTTGCCTCGGTGATGCTGCGTTATTTCGGTAAAAAAGCATTCGCCATCGGGATCCTTATATTTGTCATATTTGCTTTCCCCCGGGTAATGATTGGCGCGCACTGGTTTACGGATATTGCCGTCGGTTCACTCTCTGCGGTGTTGATTGGCCTGCCCTGGTGTCTGATGACGCCACTGAGCGATAAGATCGTGGCGTTATTTGATCGCTATTTGCCTGGGAAAAACAAAATTTAA
- a CDS encoding CobW family GTP-binding protein, translated as MTKTNLITGFLGSGKTTSILHLLAHKDPQEKWAVLVNEFGEVGIDGALLSDSGALLKEIPGGCMCCVNGLPMQVGLNTLLRQGKPDRLLIEPTGLGHPKQILDMLTAPVYEPWIDLRATLCLLDPRQLLDEKALNNENFRDQLAAADIIVANKEDRASAESQQTFEAWWAEFGGDRLRVNATQGAIDGSLLDQPRRNLRALPESAAHDHAHGEKKGLAALSLPAHQRWRRNLNSGQGHHACGWIFDADTVFDTIGLLEWARLAPVSRVKGVMRIPEGLLRVNRQGQDLHIETQNVAPPDSRIELITDSEADWNTLQSALLKLRLS; from the coding sequence GTGACGAAGACCAATCTGATTACCGGCTTTCTCGGAAGCGGCAAAACCACCTCCATTCTGCATTTGCTGGCCCATAAAGATCCGCAGGAGAAGTGGGCGGTGCTGGTGAATGAGTTTGGCGAAGTCGGCATTGATGGTGCCCTGCTCAGCGACAGCGGCGCGCTGCTTAAAGAGATCCCCGGCGGCTGCATGTGCTGCGTCAACGGCCTGCCTATGCAGGTCGGTCTCAACACCCTGCTGCGCCAGGGCAAACCCGATCGCCTGCTGATTGAGCCGACCGGGCTGGGCCACCCGAAGCAGATCCTCGATATGCTTACCGCCCCGGTCTACGAGCCGTGGATCGATCTGCGCGCTACGCTCTGCCTGCTCGACCCGCGCCAGCTGCTCGATGAGAAAGCGCTGAACAATGAGAACTTCCGCGACCAGTTAGCGGCAGCGGATATTATCGTTGCTAATAAAGAGGATCGCGCCAGCGCCGAGAGCCAGCAGACATTTGAGGCATGGTGGGCTGAGTTTGGCGGCGATCGCCTGCGGGTGAACGCTACGCAGGGAGCGATTGACGGCAGCCTGCTCGACCAACCGCGCCGTAATCTGCGCGCCCTGCCAGAGAGCGCCGCGCACGATCACGCGCACGGTGAGAAAAAGGGGCTGGCGGCACTGAGTTTACCGGCGCATCAGCGCTGGCGTCGCAATTTGAATAGTGGCCAGGGGCACCATGCCTGCGGCTGGATTTTCGATGCCGATACGGTTTTCGACACCATTGGCCTGCTGGAGTGGGCGCGGCTTGCGCCAGTGTCGCGGGTAAAAGGGGTAATGCGTATTCCCGAAGGGTTGCTGCGCGTAAACCGTCAGGGTCAGGATTTGCATATTGAGACGCAAAACGTTGCGCCGCCCGATAGCCGGATAGAGTTAATCACCGACAGCGAGGCTGACTGGAACACGCTTCAATCAGCGTTGTTGAAGCTTCGTTTAAGTTAG
- a CDS encoding YkgJ family cysteine cluster protein — MHCRPDCGACCTAPSITSPIPGMPNGKPANTPCVQLDEHQRCKLFGSPLRPKVCAGLQPGLEMCGSTREQAMIYLLDLEQQTAP, encoded by the coding sequence ATGCACTGCCGCCCGGACTGCGGAGCCTGCTGTACCGCCCCGTCCATTACCAGCCCGATCCCCGGCATGCCCAACGGTAAACCGGCCAACACGCCCTGCGTTCAGCTTGATGAACATCAGCGCTGCAAGCTTTTTGGCTCACCGTTGCGACCAAAAGTGTGCGCCGGCCTGCAGCCAGGCCTGGAGATGTGCGGTTCAACGCGCGAACAGGCGATGATCTACCTCCTCGATCTCGAACAGCAAACCGCGCCGTAA
- the fruB gene encoding fused PTS fructose transporter subunit IIA/HPr protein, translating to MFQLSVQDIHPGQQAGNKEEAIRQIAAALTEAGNVAEGYVNGMLAREQQTSTFLGNGIAIPHGTTDTRDQVLKTGVKVFQFPQGILWSEGQVAYVAIGIAASSDEHLGLLRQLTHVLSDDAVAAQLQSATTAEELRALLMGEKQSSALKLDNETLSLDVNASSLMMLQALNAARLKEAGAVDSVYVTRAINEQPLNLGQGIWLNDSAEGNLLSAVAVSRAATPFEVEGENAAVLVSVAMADEQPVAVLKRLSDLLLANKADRLLNADAATLLALLTSDDAVTDDLLSEEFVIRNEHGLHARPGTMLVNTIKQFNSEITVTNLDGSGKPANGRSLMKVVALGVKKGHRLRFTAQGEDAEQALKAIGDAIAAGLGEGA from the coding sequence ATGTTCCAGTTATCCGTTCAGGACATCCATCCAGGCCAGCAGGCCGGTAATAAAGAAGAGGCCATCCGCCAGATCGCGGCGGCACTGACCGAAGCCGGCAACGTGGCTGAAGGCTACGTCAATGGCATGCTCGCACGCGAGCAGCAAACCTCCACTTTTCTTGGCAACGGCATCGCCATTCCGCACGGCACCACCGACACGCGCGACCAGGTGCTGAAAACCGGCGTCAAAGTGTTCCAGTTCCCGCAGGGCATTCTGTGGAGCGAAGGGCAGGTGGCTTATGTTGCCATCGGTATCGCTGCCAGCTCTGATGAACACCTCGGCCTGCTGCGTCAGCTGACGCACGTGCTGAGTGATGACGCCGTCGCCGCGCAGCTGCAATCCGCGACCACCGCTGAAGAGCTGCGTGCGTTGCTGATGGGCGAAAAGCAGAGCAGCGCGCTGAAGCTGGATAACGAAACCCTGTCGCTGGACGTCAACGCCAGCTCGCTGATGATGCTGCAGGCGCTGAATGCCGCGCGTCTGAAAGAGGCGGGCGCGGTAGACAGCGTCTACGTCACCCGTGCTATTAACGAACAGCCGCTGAACCTCGGCCAGGGCATCTGGCTGAACGACAGCGCCGAGGGCAACCTGCTGAGCGCTGTTGCCGTCAGCCGTGCCGCCACGCCGTTTGAAGTAGAAGGTGAAAACGCCGCCGTGCTGGTGAGCGTCGCCATGGCCGATGAGCAACCCGTTGCTGTGCTGAAGCGCCTGAGCGATCTGCTGCTGGCAAATAAAGCTGACCGTCTGCTGAATGCCGATGCCGCCACGCTGCTGGCGCTGCTGACCAGCGACGACGCGGTCACGGACGATCTGCTCAGCGAAGAGTTTGTCATTCGTAACGAGCACGGCCTGCATGCCCGCCCGGGCACTATGCTGGTTAACACCATTAAACAGTTCAACAGTGAAATCACCGTCACCAACCTCGATGGGTCAGGCAAACCGGCAAATGGCCGCAGCCTGATGAAAGTGGTTGCGCTGGGCGTTAAGAAAGGACACCGCCTGCGCTTTACCGCACAGGGCGAAGATGCTGAACAGGCGCTGAAAGCGATTGGCGACGCCATCGCAGCGGGCCTGGGAGAGGGAGCGTAA
- the fruK gene encoding 1-phosphofructokinase: MSRRVATITLNPAYDLVGFTPEVERGEVNLVRTTGLHAAGKGINVAKVLKDLGIDVTVGGFLGKDNQDGFQQLFSELGIANRFQVVQGRTRINVKLTEKDGEVTDFNFSGFEVTPADWERFVADSLTWLGQFDMVCVSGSLPSGVSPEAFTDWMTRLRSQCPCIIFDSSRDALVAGLKAAPWLVKPNRRELEIWAGRKLPELQDVIEAAHALREQGIAHVVISLGAEGALWVNASGEWIAKPPSMEVVSTVGAGDSMVGGLIYGLLMRESSEHTLRLATAVAALAVSQSNVGITDRTQLAAMMARVDLKPFN, from the coding sequence ATGAGCAGAAGAGTCGCAACAATTACTTTAAACCCGGCCTACGATCTGGTGGGTTTCACCCCGGAAGTTGAGCGTGGCGAAGTCAACCTGGTGCGCACCACCGGGCTGCACGCCGCCGGTAAAGGGATCAACGTCGCCAAGGTGCTGAAAGATCTGGGCATCGATGTCACCGTGGGCGGTTTCCTCGGTAAAGATAACCAGGACGGTTTTCAGCAGCTGTTCAGCGAGCTGGGCATTGCCAACCGTTTCCAGGTGGTGCAGGGGCGTACGCGTATCAACGTTAAGCTGACCGAGAAAGATGGCGAAGTGACCGACTTTAACTTCTCCGGTTTCGAAGTCACCCCGGCCGACTGGGAGCGTTTCGTCGCCGACTCGCTCACCTGGCTTGGCCAGTTCGATATGGTCTGCGTCAGCGGCAGCCTGCCGTCCGGCGTCAGCCCGGAAGCCTTTACCGACTGGATGACGCGCCTGCGCAGCCAGTGCCCGTGCATCATCTTCGACAGCAGCCGTGACGCGCTGGTCGCCGGGCTGAAAGCCGCACCGTGGTTAGTAAAACCTAACCGCCGCGAGCTGGAGATCTGGGCCGGTCGTAAACTGCCGGAATTGCAGGACGTTATTGAAGCCGCTCACGCGCTTCGCGAGCAGGGGATCGCCCACGTGGTGATTTCGCTGGGCGCAGAAGGGGCGCTGTGGGTCAACGCTTCGGGTGAATGGATCGCCAAACCGCCGTCAATGGAAGTGGTAAGCACCGTTGGCGCAGGGGATTCGATGGTTGGCGGCCTGATTTACGGCCTGCTGATGCGTGAGTCCAGTGAGCACACTTTACGCCTGGCCACCGCTGTCGCTGCACTGGCGGTCAGTCAGAGTAACGTAGGGATTACCGATCGTACCCAGTTAGCCGCGATGATGGCGCGCGTTGACTTAAAACCCTTTAACTAA
- a CDS encoding mannitol dehydrogenase family protein encodes MKTIASAMLPASVQQPQYDRSQLRSRIVHFGFGAFHRAHQALLTDRVLNAQGGDWGICEISLFSGDVLMSQLREQEHLYTVLEKGADGNKPIIIGAVNECLNAKLDTLAAIIEKFCEPQVAIVSLTITEKGYCIDPASGELDLTQPRIEHDLKYPHEPHSAPGILVEALHRRRERGLPPFTVLSCDNIPDNGHVVKNAVLGMAQTRSPELAQWIAEHVSFPATMVDRIVPAATDESLAEIADVIGVFDPCAISCEPFIQWVIEDNFVAGRPAWETAGVQLVEDVQPWEQMKLRMLNGSHSFLAYLGYLAGFAHINECMQDAAFREAARQLMLNEQAPTLRIKGVNLNAYADSLLERFANPALKHRTWQIAMDGSQKLPQRLLDGIRIHLQRQSDWPLLALGVAGWMRYVSGVDDAGETIDIRDPLADKIRAIVETSSSDERVTALLTLKEIFGNDLPHNPVFVDAVSQAWRAIETLGAHGAVQQAVNP; translated from the coding sequence ATGAAAACAATTGCCTCCGCCATGCTGCCCGCTTCGGTGCAACAGCCTCAGTACGATCGCAGCCAGCTCCGTTCGCGCATCGTTCACTTCGGTTTTGGTGCCTTTCACCGCGCCCATCAGGCGTTATTAACCGACCGGGTGCTGAATGCGCAAGGAGGCGACTGGGGCATTTGCGAAATCAGCCTGTTTAGCGGCGATGTTTTAATGTCGCAGCTGCGCGAGCAGGAACATCTTTATACGGTGCTGGAGAAAGGCGCGGACGGAAATAAGCCGATTATTATTGGCGCGGTCAACGAGTGCCTGAATGCCAAACTCGACACGCTGGCGGCGATTATTGAGAAGTTCTGCGAGCCGCAGGTGGCGATTGTCTCCCTGACCATCACCGAAAAGGGTTACTGCATCGATCCGGCCAGCGGTGAACTTGATCTCACCCAGCCGCGTATTGAGCACGATCTGAAATACCCGCACGAGCCGCACTCCGCACCGGGCATTCTGGTAGAAGCCCTGCACCGCCGCCGCGAACGCGGGCTGCCGCCCTTTACCGTGCTCTCCTGTGACAACATTCCTGACAACGGCCACGTGGTGAAAAACGCCGTGCTCGGGATGGCGCAAACCCGCTCGCCGGAGCTGGCACAGTGGATAGCGGAGCATGTCAGCTTCCCGGCCACCATGGTCGATCGCATTGTCCCGGCGGCGACCGACGAGTCGCTGGCGGAGATTGCCGACGTAATCGGCGTCTTCGATCCCTGCGCCATCAGCTGCGAGCCATTTATTCAGTGGGTAATAGAAGATAACTTTGTCGCCGGGCGTCCGGCGTGGGAAACGGCAGGCGTGCAGCTGGTGGAAGATGTGCAGCCGTGGGAGCAGATGAAGCTGCGCATGCTTAACGGCAGCCACTCCTTCCTCGCCTATTTAGGTTATCTCGCCGGGTTTGCCCATATTAATGAGTGTATGCAGGACGCGGCCTTCCGGGAGGCAGCGCGCCAGCTGATGCTCAATGAGCAAGCGCCAACGCTGCGCATCAAAGGCGTCAATCTCAATGCCTATGCCGACAGCCTGCTTGAGCGCTTTGCTAACCCGGCGCTGAAACACCGCACCTGGCAGATTGCGATGGATGGCAGCCAGAAGCTGCCGCAGCGCCTGCTGGATGGGATCCGTATTCATCTTCAGCGCCAGAGCGACTGGCCGCTGCTGGCGCTCGGCGTCGCGGGCTGGATGCGCTATGTCAGCGGCGTCGATGATGCGGGCGAGACCATTGATATTCGCGATCCGCTGGCGGATAAAATCCGTGCCATCGTTGAGACCAGCAGCAGCGACGAGCGCGTGACGGCGCTGCTGACGCTGAAAGAGATCTTCGGTAACGATCTGCCGCATAACCCGGTGTTTGTCGATGCCGTCAGCCAGGCCTGGCGCGCTATTGAGACCCTCGGCGCACACGGCGCGGTGCAGCAGGCGGTCAACCCTTAA
- a CDS encoding cyclic di-GMP phosphodiesterase — MLTRNVTVNRRVVLISLLTGALVALLVGGIQFWLEQQKREARYDTLLSSIQASYASYFSTIRTAAESLHPLTLNSCEEAASELTSKAAFSQNVRAFLLVKDQHAYCSSATGDMDEPMKRLIPGIDINKTTDMVILPGTPMMPTQPVIALWFRSPLLDNRGVLATLNINLAPYMLYTTQMPDLNGLALGIGDRALTTFSGRPLLLSTLHQTPYLSVQVEGSPVRLYLYADKWRVEDLQFALLLGATVGMLAGLLSAAMLAIHLRPGREILTAIKRDQFYVVYQPVVSGAELKVTGFEVLMRWKHPTAGEIPPDAFIHFAEAQQLIVPLTLHLFKLIARDAPVLKTLLPEGVKMGINIAPGHLHAPSFKEDMQQFALSLPPHHFSVVLEITERDMLNHDEVNKIFQWLHDEGFEIAIDDFGTGHSALIYLERFTLDFLKIDRGFVNAIGTETVTSPVLDAVLTLAKRLNMRTVAEGVETPEQVRWLRDRGVHYLQGYFFSRPMTLQQFIDWRPPTFTARL; from the coding sequence ATGCTTACCCGTAACGTCACCGTTAATCGACGCGTTGTGCTTATCAGCCTGCTGACCGGCGCGCTTGTCGCCCTGCTGGTCGGCGGTATTCAGTTCTGGCTGGAGCAGCAAAAACGTGAAGCGCGCTACGATACCCTGCTGAGCAGCATTCAGGCTTCTTATGCCAGTTACTTCAGCACTATCCGCACCGCGGCAGAATCGCTGCACCCGCTTACGCTCAACAGCTGCGAAGAGGCTGCCAGCGAACTTACCTCGAAAGCCGCCTTCAGCCAGAATGTGCGCGCCTTTCTGTTGGTAAAAGATCAGCACGCCTACTGTTCATCGGCTACCGGCGATATGGATGAGCCGATGAAACGGCTGATTCCAGGTATCGATATTAATAAAACTACCGATATGGTGATTTTACCCGGTACGCCGATGATGCCGACGCAACCGGTGATTGCGCTCTGGTTTCGCAGCCCGCTGCTCGATAACCGTGGCGTGCTCGCCACGCTCAATATCAACCTCGCGCCCTATATGCTTTACACCACGCAGATGCCCGATCTTAACGGCCTTGCGCTCGGTATCGGCGATCGCGCGCTGACCACCTTTTCAGGCAGACCACTGCTGTTAAGTACTCTGCATCAAACGCCCTACCTGAGCGTGCAGGTTGAAGGCTCGCCGGTCAGGCTCTACCTCTACGCCGATAAATGGCGAGTGGAAGATCTGCAGTTCGCACTGCTGTTGGGTGCCACTGTCGGTATGCTTGCCGGTTTGCTGAGCGCTGCGATGCTCGCGATACATCTGCGCCCCGGCCGGGAGATCCTCACGGCAATTAAGCGCGACCAGTTTTACGTTGTTTACCAGCCGGTGGTGAGCGGCGCGGAGTTAAAAGTGACCGGTTTTGAAGTATTAATGCGCTGGAAGCACCCGACCGCCGGCGAAATCCCGCCCGATGCTTTTATTCATTTTGCCGAGGCGCAGCAGTTAATTGTGCCGCTGACCCTGCACCTGTTTAAGCTTATCGCCCGCGATGCGCCGGTTTTAAAAACGCTGCTACCGGAAGGGGTCAAAATGGGCATCAATATTGCGCCCGGTCATCTGCATGCGCCGAGCTTTAAAGAAGATATGCAGCAGTTTGCCCTCTCGCTTCCCCCTCACCACTTCAGCGTGGTGCTGGAGATCACCGAGCGCGATATGCTCAACCATGATGAGGTCAATAAGATCTTCCAGTGGCTGCATGATGAAGGGTTTGAGATCGCCATTGATGATTTCGGCACCGGTCATAGCGCGCTGATCTACCTTGAGCGCTTCACCCTCGATTTCCTGAAGATCGATCGCGGTTTTGTTAACGCCATCGGCACGGAGACCGTCACCTCACCGGTGCTTGACGCCGTGCTGACGCTGGCGAAACGGCTCAATATGCGCACCGTGGCGGAAGGGGTGGAGACGCCGGAGCAGGTGCGCTGGCTGCGCGATCGCGGCGTGCACTACCTGCAGGGCTACTTTTTTAGTCGCCCGATGACGCTACAGCAGTTTATCGACTGGCGACCGCCGACATTTACTGCCCGGCTGTAG
- the mepS gene encoding bifunctional murein DD-endopeptidase/murein LD-carboxypeptidase, with protein MVKSQPILRYIVRAIPAIAVAVLLSACSTNTAKNMHPETHAVPEDSSSLQASQDEFENLVRNLDVKNRLMDQYASWKGVRYRLGGDTKKGIDCSGFVQRTFREQFGLELPRSTWEQQETGKSISRTSLRTGDLVLFRAGSTGRHVGIYIGNNQFVHASTSSGVMISNLDEPYWKKRYNEARRILTRS; from the coding sequence ATGGTCAAGTCTCAGCCGATCTTGAGATATATCGTGCGGGCGATACCCGCGATCGCAGTAGCGGTTCTGCTTTCAGCTTGTTCAACAAATACCGCCAAGAATATGCATCCTGAGACGCATGCTGTGCCCGAAGATAGCTCTTCACTGCAAGCCTCTCAGGATGAATTTGAAAACCTGGTACGTAATCTGGATGTTAAAAACCGGCTTATGGATCAGTATGCAAGTTGGAAAGGCGTTCGCTACCGTCTCGGCGGCGACACCAAGAAAGGCATCGACTGTTCTGGCTTTGTGCAGCGCACCTTCCGCGAACAGTTTGGTTTAGAGCTGCCGCGTTCCACCTGGGAACAGCAGGAAACCGGTAAGTCTATTTCGCGCACCAGTCTGCGCACCGGCGATCTGGTTCTCTTCCGCGCAGGCTCTACCGGACGTCATGTCGGCATTTATATTGGTAATAACCAATTCGTTCATGCCTCCACCAGCAGTGGTGTGATGATTTCCAACCTTGATGAGCCATACTGGAAGAAGCGCTATAACGAAGCGCGACGGATCCTGACACGCAGCTAA
- the fruA gene encoding PTS fructose transporter subunit IIBC, protein MKTLLIIDAELGQARAYMAKTLLGAAAQKANLQFVDNPGDAELAIVLGSQLPNDAALNGKKVWLGDINRAVAHPELFLSEAKNHAAPYSAPAAAPAAAAPAAGPKRIVAVTACPTGVAHTFMAAEAIETEAKKRGWWVKVETRGSVGAGNAITPEEVAQADLVIVAADIEVDLAKFAGKPMYRTSTGLALKKTAQELDKAVAEAKPYQPSGKGQSESSEGKKESAGAYRHLLTGVSYMLPMVVAGGLLIALSFAFGITAFKEEGTLAAALMKIGGGTAFALMVPVLAGFIAFSIADRPGLTPGLIGGMLAVSTGSGFIGGIIAGFLAGYIAKAISKGFKLPPSMEALKPILIIPLFSSLIVGLAMIYLIGTPVAKILAGLTSWLQTMGTANAVLLGAILGGMMCTDMGGPVNKAAYAFGVGLLSTQTYAPMAAIMAAGMVPPLAMGLATLVARNKFDKGQREGGKAALVLGLCFISEGAIPFAARDPMRVIPCCIAGGALTGAISMAIGAKLMAPHGGLFVLLIPGAITPVLGYLLAIVAGTLLSGLLYALLKRPETEMAAKVA, encoded by the coding sequence ATGAAAACGCTGCTGATCATCGACGCTGAACTCGGACAGGCCCGTGCCTATATGGCAAAAACCCTGCTGGGCGCGGCGGCGCAAAAAGCGAATCTGCAATTTGTTGATAACCCAGGCGACGCGGAACTGGCGATCGTATTGGGAAGCCAGCTGCCAAACGACGCGGCGCTGAATGGGAAAAAAGTCTGGCTGGGCGATATCAATCGCGCGGTCGCGCACCCGGAGCTGTTCCTGAGCGAAGCGAAGAACCACGCCGCGCCTTACAGCGCTCCGGCTGCTGCACCTGCGGCGGCGGCTCCGGCCGCTGGGCCGAAACGTATTGTTGCCGTGACCGCCTGTCCGACCGGCGTCGCGCACACCTTTATGGCGGCAGAAGCTATTGAAACCGAAGCGAAAAAACGCGGCTGGTGGGTGAAGGTTGAAACGCGCGGCTCCGTGGGCGCAGGCAATGCCATCACCCCGGAAGAGGTTGCGCAGGCGGATCTGGTTATCGTTGCGGCGGATATCGAAGTGGACCTGGCGAAGTTTGCGGGCAAACCGATGTACCGCACCTCGACGGGTCTGGCGCTGAAGAAAACGGCGCAGGAGCTGGATAAAGCGGTAGCGGAAGCAAAGCCGTATCAGCCATCCGGCAAAGGGCAGTCTGAATCTTCAGAAGGCAAAAAAGAGAGCGCGGGCGCCTATCGTCACCTGCTGACCGGCGTCTCTTACATGCTGCCGATGGTGGTGGCGGGCGGTCTGCTGATTGCACTCTCCTTTGCCTTTGGTATTACCGCGTTTAAAGAAGAGGGCACGCTGGCGGCGGCGCTGATGAAGATCGGCGGCGGTACGGCGTTTGCGCTGATGGTGCCGGTACTGGCGGGCTTTATCGCCTTCTCGATTGCTGACCGTCCGGGTCTGACGCCGGGTCTGATCGGCGGTATGCTGGCGGTGAGCACCGGGTCTGGCTTTATCGGCGGTATCATTGCCGGTTTCCTTGCCGGTTACATCGCGAAAGCGATCAGCAAAGGCTTTAAGCTGCCGCCAAGTATGGAAGCGCTGAAACCGATTCTGATTATTCCGCTCTTCTCCAGCCTGATTGTTGGCCTGGCGATGATCTACCTTATCGGTACGCCGGTAGCGAAAATCCTGGCGGGTCTCACCTCCTGGCTGCAAACCATGGGCACGGCGAACGCCGTTCTGCTGGGCGCGATCCTCGGTGGCATGATGTGTACCGATATGGGCGGTCCGGTGAACAAAGCGGCCTACGCCTTTGGTGTCGGGCTGCTGAGTACGCAAACCTACGCGCCGATGGCGGCGATTATGGCGGCCGGTATGGTGCCACCGCTGGCGATGGGTCTGGCGACGCTGGTTGCACGCAACAAGTTCGACAAAGGTCAGCGTGAAGGGGGCAAAGCGGCGCTGGTGCTGGGTCTGTGCTTTATCTCTGAAGGCGCGATTCCGTTTGCGGCGCGCGATCCGATGCGTGTTATTCCGTGCTGTATTGCCGGTGGCGCGCTGACGGGTGCCATTTCGATGGCGATTGGCGCCAAACTGATGGCACCGCACGGTGGTCTGTTTGTGCTGCTGATCCCGGGTGCTATCACTCCGGTGCTCGGTTACCTGCTGGCGATCGTTGCCGGTACGCTGCTGTCGGGTCTGCTTTATGCCCTGCTGAAACGTCCGGAAACGGAAATGGCCGCGAAAGTTGCCTAA
- the uxuA gene encoding mannonate dehydratase, with amino-acid sequence MEQTWRWYGPNDPVSLDDVRQAGATGVVTALHHIPNGQVWPVEEIKARQALLAEKGLYWSVVESIPVHEEIKTHSGDCDKWIANYQQSIRNLAACGIDTVCYNFMPILDWTRTDLEYQLPDGSRALRFDQIAFAAFELHILKREGAQADYSEEEQRQAQAYFNAMSDAEVEKLTRNIIAGLPGAEEGYTLDQFRARLAEYDGIDKAQLRENMACFLRAIVPVAQEVGVRLAVHPDDPPRPILGLPRIVSTIEDMQWLKEAVDSINNGFTMCTGSYGVRADNDLVRMIETFGDRIHFTHLRATCREENPKTFHEAAHLQGDVDMVSVVAAILSEEQRRKKAGDLRPIPFRPDHGHQMLDDLHKKTNPGYSAIGRLKGMAEVRGVELALKKTLFRDLL; translated from the coding sequence ATGGAACAAACCTGGCGTTGGTATGGGCCGAACGATCCGGTTTCTCTTGATGATGTTCGTCAGGCAGGCGCGACCGGCGTGGTCACCGCTCTGCACCACATTCCGAACGGCCAGGTGTGGCCGGTGGAAGAGATCAAAGCCCGCCAGGCCCTGCTGGCTGAAAAGGGGCTTTACTGGTCCGTTGTCGAAAGTATCCCGGTACATGAAGAGATCAAAACCCACTCCGGCGACTGCGACAAATGGATTGCCAACTATCAGCAGAGCATTCGTAACCTCGCCGCCTGCGGGATTGATACCGTCTGCTACAACTTTATGCCGATCCTCGACTGGACGCGCACCGACCTGGAATACCAGTTGCCGGATGGTTCACGCGCGCTGCGCTTCGACCAGATAGCCTTTGCCGCGTTTGAGCTGCATATTCTTAAACGCGAAGGGGCGCAGGCCGATTACAGCGAAGAGGAGCAGCGCCAGGCGCAGGCCTATTTCAATGCGATGAGCGATGCGGAAGTGGAAAAGCTGACGCGCAATATCATTGCCGGTCTGCCGGGGGCGGAAGAGGGCTATACGCTGGATCAGTTTCGCGCGCGTCTGGCGGAGTATGACGGCATCGACAAAGCACAGCTGCGCGAAAATATGGCCTGTTTCCTGCGCGCCATTGTGCCGGTGGCGCAGGAAGTGGGCGTGCGGCTGGCGGTTCACCCGGACGATCCGCCGCGTCCAATCCTCGGTCTGCCGCGCATTGTCTCCACCATTGAAGATATGCAGTGGCTGAAAGAGGCGGTGGACAGCATCAACAACGGCTTCACCATGTGTACCGGCTCCTACGGCGTGCGGGCGGATAACGATCTGGTGCGGATGATCGAGACCTTCGGCGATCGCATTCACTTCACCCATCTGCGCGCCACCTGCCGCGAAGAGAACCCGAAAACCTTCCACGAAGCGGCGCACCTGCAGGGCGATGTGGATATGGTGTCAGTGGTGGCGGCAATCCTTAGCGAAGAGCAGCGTCGTAAGAAAGCAGGCGATCTGCGCCCGATCCCGTTCCGCCCGGATCACGGTCACCAGATGCTTGACGATCTGCATAAGAAAACCAACCCCGGTTACTCGGCGATTGGCCGCCTGAAAGGGATGGCGGAAGTGCGCGGCGTTGAGCTGGCGCTGAAGAAGACGCTGTTCCGCGACCTGCTGTAA